The genomic segment GGTACATGTTTACAAAAACTAACACAACGCATCCTACCTACATGTCCCATGTTGAGCTCTAGGTGTGGCTGCCCGGTACTGGTGAATGACAGGAGGTCAGATACGGGATGATCTAATGACAGGGTGCAGATTTAGACTAAAAGACGGCCTACATGTCCTCAAAAGACGGTGTTCGAGCAGTCACTATGATGGGAGCTGGAATGTATGAGCAGAGTATGCTTGAgggaaaatgtcagaatattATCAAGAAAATCGAAAGGCAGGAAAAAAGGATAACTcccaatttaaaaataacaaaaaaaaaaggatgggaGATCCAGTTAATCCTAACAAAAATATCCCTGATGACAGATGCAGAATAGGGAGGTTGTGGGCAAAGGTGTAGCGgtctgtgtgtatgagtgtgtctgtcagtgtatACGCATGTTTCGGGGAGGGGCAGAAGTGTGTGGTCTGAGTGGTTACCTTAGTGGGGGGACACCCCATCGTCCACAGCAGTTTCAGGCCTAAGGCTGCTGTTATCCCCATCCCACGCTACAGCTGCGTGTGGCGTACGTCCAGGGCAAGGGCTCAGTTTGGCTCCCTCCCACTCTAGCTGCAATAATCAGCAAGAGGAAGAAGGTGgctggagcagcagcaacaacaaggcATGCAACTAACAGTTCACAAGGAGAAGGTGGAATAATGTGGAAATGTGGAGAGGCTTATCTGTCACTTAAACCTAGCGTAGCACAACCAACTCAAGTGGCGAATATGAAATAGGATGAGTAACTAGTGTGTGTGGTACAGCCATGAATTTAAATTTCAGGTGGAGTCAGGTGTGCATTAGTAGCATTTGCACGTGTGATGCGTGTTAAATGGATAAATGAACCCAAGTCAAATATGTGTGGAGTCAAACAACTCTGTAGGTGTGACATGAAATAAGAGAAAGGCAGTGAACCTggctgtgtggttgtgtgtgttgaGATCAGAAGAGGGTAAAGGAAAGGTCACCAGCACTTGGTGAAAAGTCCGCTGTTACTAAGTTCAAAATAACCTGTCATACCGTATCCAATCAACGAAGAGGGCTAAACTTCAAGTATTAGCAACACACCAGTGCACCACACTGACAAACTCATACCCACTTTGAGCTCAAATCATTTCTCCCCTTTCTTCGACAATTTCCATAATGTGCACTTCAATTTGGATGCAACATCTGATTGAGGTTCATTCACATGTATGCCAGAGTGGCTTCCTGCCACACACTACGTGCCTCAAGCATGACAATAATCGTTTTCAGCCATACAAAACAGCCTTGCCTGGTGCGACAAAACTCAACAGTCCTACTTCATCGCATCTCCTCATCATCTTCAGCTGTTCGGGAATAAATACACTCATTTTAACAAGAATAGTATAAATTCTTAGCAAATGCTGGTTGAAATCACTATGTCAGATTACAATATTTATTCCAGTAGTAAAGTTTCTGGGATGATAACTAGTTGAACTTGCCCTGTAACATCACCACTGGTTTCCAATGTGAGCATGTGATGAGCGCAGAACAAAACCACTGCAGCAACGAATGGAAATGTCAGGATCAATTAAAGCTATGATTCCTAAATCATCAAACAATATTTGGTGCCATTCTTATGGCTTTTATACATTCAAATACAATAACATATTCAGACGGGGTTATGTGGACGCACAATGTTAGCGACTAtgacaaaatatctttaaaatgtcttgttttacgCTGACCTCTGatatgatatactgtatttgaCAGCTCAGAGTGCTACGTCCGATTGAACTAAGCGAGGAAAAACTAGAACATGTCCACCATGTTTTCATATTATGATCATGGTTCTTGGTTTTCGCTCCTTACGATGAAAattcaaccacacacactcaaaagaCTTGTAATCTGTTTCAAGTTGAACTAACTCAGGATTCTGACACCGCAAAAAAACAGACGGGCTCAAGAAAAACTTCCCCATCAGCGGACGACCACAACATCACTTCATAATACAGCAAAGAGGGCTGCAACACAATCTGACTGACGTACAACTTCAACCCACTGACTTTGATTTGTCAAACCAAAACTATCCACAATTTAAAggttgaaaggaaaaaaaaaaagatgcaatgGTGTAACTTGCTTCAGTAgcttgaaaaaagaaaaactgtcggTGAAACCAGCCTGAAAATATACATGAATGATAATCAGATTAACTAAAACTTTCTCTGTAATTACCAGGGAAAGGTATGAACACAATAGAATCTGTTAATGTCAGGACAAACGGGCTGGCTACACTGTCAAATCCAAATGAAGGCATGTTACATACTCCACAAATGGGGTTCCTACATAGATACAAGTGTGGGGCCAcaaatatatctatattttaaattatCTTCATCAAAGCGTATGGTCCTGTCCAGATCTGAAATTCTCCAAGACAAGAATTTTTGAGTTTCACcaaatatttgtttaattattgAGAAGTACAGTACAGGTAGTTTTTGTGACCTAAAATGTGTGATAACGTTGGTTAaagttaaaaacagaaacaagttTGTGCAGGTTTTTATGTAGAGTATGTAAGAGGCCTCGATCCAAGAAACAGGTTCCAAACCAAAGTTTAACTTAACCAAATAAACGTTCACGCTTCAACCAGCTCTGCCTCTACAAtgccttacaaaaaaaaaagaaacagaactcTGGATGATGTTGTATTAGCTTCCCCGCTCATCTGCACCTGTatccacttcatcctccacttaACTGCCATTAACTGACAAGCTGAGTAGTTACAGTCGAGGTTAAAATGTACAACAGAGGAGATGCTTGAGCACAGTCAAATTACAACCTCGCTCCCTctctgatttttctgttttaactgTCCCTTATGTaagtacacatgcacacgctcacactcacatgtgcacgcacacatgtCACACACGCTCACAGATCTGCAGTGTGGAAAGAGTGTGCGGGGGGATGGGACTATCGATAAGGGGGTTCTGGCGTGTGGTAAGGGTAATCATGGCGCTGGGGCATGGGTTGCCCGTGTGCGGGTGTCTGCTCATACGGTGTGGATGTGGAGTAGCTTCCCGCTGCTGCGTAAGCTCCAGATGAATCatatgctccgtagcctccggATGCGTCATAGCCTGCCGAGCTGTCGTAGCTTCCCGATGAGGCGTCGTAGCTCCCCGTGGAGGCATTGTAACTTCCTGAAGCACTGTATGTTCCTGGTGGTGGGTAGGCTTCCGATGCAGCATATGTTGTGGGTGCGGTGTATGTCCCTGGGGGTGGAGGGGCTGTGGTGGAGGCCTGAGCCTGTGTGGTGGCTGGTGGAGGcggaggtgggggaggaggatTGGTGTAGGCATACTGGAGGTACTGGTACTGTTGTTGGTACTGCTGATATTGTTGGTATTGGTGCATTTGCTGGTAGTACTCTGTGTAAGACCTAGAGCACAGGGTATTgttgaagagagagaaaagcaaggTTAGTAGATATTTCACTTTGATGTTTGAAAAGCATTCTATAACTTTCAAATATGCTCTGCAGATTAACTACTATTACTGCTGTTATATGTGGACATAGGTTTAGCATGATTATTTTCCTTCTGTCTCCATCTGATAATAAAGGTGGTACTAAGTACCTAGCAACAGGATCTGACCCTTCAGGTGTTGTGGTGGCAGCCGGGGCTGCTTCTTCTGTGACTCCGGGTGGTGTCGGCAGCAGGGCACGTCGTTTGGATCGCACCTGAGCGAAGGAACCCGGAACAGGGTCTGGGAGGAGGGGGGCTCGATTTCCTCTAATTGGGCTGCGGTCCCGCTCACTCTCTGACGTCGCAGCTCCCTTTCTTCCTACCTGCTGCTCTGCCAGAACctaatataaacaaaatagtttttaatagTAATACACACAGAGAATGTCATTATACAAgtttacacaaataaaaaaatataagaccTTCTGTCCTTCCTGAAAGAACTTGGCTCTTGCAGCCTCGAAAAGTGTGGTTGGATCTGGTCCAGAAGGTGGCTCAACTTCTTCAACTGCGGGTGCAGGAGTGTGATTGGCCAGATCACTGTACACCTGGTCAGCCACAGATCCGTACACCTGGCTGGCAAGAGCACCATATATCACGCCATCGGCACCTCTCGCACTTGTAATGCCCTTCAGAGCGGCGTAGGTGGGGTCAGTGGCTGTGGTGTTGTAAAATGAGTTGTGGACACTTTGTTGAACCtgcaaagaaagacaaaagacactaggcatttaaaaaccaaacatacttcacctaaaaaaaaacatttcatgaaaATGTCCGTCCTGTTCAAGAATACATACTTGTATGGGCAGCCCAGCGGCTGCTGCAGCCGCAGCTGCTAACACAGCTGCTTGACTCTGATGATGCTCTAACGATGGAGGTGGTCGAGGCAGAAGACCCTCTCTACCACCTGAGAGAGGAAAATATGTCACGTGAGCATTatacctttttttccctccactttAATTCAATACAATGAATCCTTCACAGTGACCAGACAGTACCTGCATTTCCTGCTGATCCAAACTGGTTGACCAACGGCTGAGCTTTGGACAGTTCTACAGCCAACTGACGCCCTTTGAACATGGTCCCGTTAAGTGCCTCAATAGCAACTACAgcttcctccttcctctccataTGCACAAAGGCATAGCCAACATTTGAGCATAATCTGGCTGTAGACAGCAGAGCAGTGAGATAGGTGTTAGCATTAgactgatttcaaaataaagtgtcatATTTTAACAGTCACAATTTGTCCAGAATTATAGGAAATATTGCATTGATATATGTATCACACCCTTGCCgtatataaaaataattcaaTGTGTCCATTAATGTCACCATACATTACTCAAGCAAAATGATTCATCACAATTTATTGCAGAACCAGAAATTtgaaaaatctaatctaatgccACATAGGTCATTTGATTTCTAACACACCTTTCACTTTATCACAGTCTAAAACTCTTCCGAAGGTTGAGAAAAGCCCGTGCAAGTCATCTGCTGAACATGTCGCACTGATGTTGCCCACAAACACTTTGGTTGAGTTGGGTGGGCGTGCGCGGGATTCTTCTACCACAAGGGGCCTGCCTCTGTACTCTTTCCCATCAAGATGCCGTATGGCCCTGAAAGAAGAGTAGTGACACTTTTTATCATCATGTGTACAACAGGGAAACACTAACAGACATTATAGCTAATGCTTAAGGTGATATGCTTTACAGAATAGGAGATGAAACCAAAAAGT from the Solea solea chromosome 4, fSolSol10.1, whole genome shotgun sequence genome contains:
- the rbm14a gene encoding RNA-binding protein 14a isoform X3, giving the protein MSGDGIKLFVGNLPLDATHDEITKLFAPYGEINTCSLLRQYAFVTLKGEGAADRAIRHLDGKEYRGRPLVVEESRARPPNSTKVFVGNISATCSADDLHGLFSTFGRVLDCDKVKARLCSNVGYAFVHMERKEEAVVAIEALNGTMFKGRQLAVELSKAQPLVNQFGSAGNAGGREGLLPRPPPSLEHHQSQAAVLAAAAAAAAGLPIQVQQSVHNSFYNTTATDPTYAALKGITSARGADGVIYGALASQVYGSVADQVYSDLANHTPAPAVEEVEPPSGPDPTTLFEAARAKFFQEGQKVLAEQQVGRKGAATSESERDRSPIRGNRAPLLPDPVPGSFAQVRSKRRALLPTPPGVTEEAAPAATTTPEGSDPVARSYTEYYQQMHQYQQYQQYQQQYQYLQYAYTNPPPPPPPPPATTQAQASTTAPPPPGTYTAPTTYAASEAYPPPGTYSASGSYNASTGSYDASSGSYDSSAGYDASGGYGAYDSSGAYAAAGSYSTSTP
- the rbm14a gene encoding RNA-binding protein 14a isoform X1, which produces MSGDGIKLFVGNLPLDATHDEITKLFAPYGEINTCSLLRQYAFVTLKGEGAADRAIRHLDGKEYRGRPLVVEESRARPPNSTKVFVGNISATCSADDLHGLFSTFGRVLDCDKVKARLCSNVGYAFVHMERKEEAVVAIEALNGTMFKGRQLAVELSKAQPLVNQFGSAGNAGGREGLLPRPPPSLEHHQSQAAVLAAAAAAAAGLPIQVQQSVHNSFYNTTATDPTYAALKGITSARGADGVIYGALASQVYGSVADQVYSDLANHTPAPAVEEVEPPSGPDPTTLFEAARAKFFQEGQKVLAEQQVGRKGAATSESERDRSPIRGNRAPLLPDPVPGSFAQVRSKRRALLPTPPGVTEEAAPAATTTPEGSDPVARSYTEYYQQMHQYQQYQQYQQQYQYLQYAYTNPPPPPPPPPATTQAQASTTAPPPPGTYTAPTTYAASEAYPPPGTYSASGSYNASTGSYDASSGSYDSSAGYDASGGYGAYDSSGAYAAAGSYSTSTPYEQTPAHGQPMPQRHDYPYHTPEPPYR
- the rbm14a gene encoding RNA-binding protein 14a isoform X2 → MSGDGIKLFVGNLPLDATHDEITKLFAPYGEINTCSLLRQYAFVTLKGEGAADRAIRHLDGKEYRGRPLVVEESRARPPNSTKVFVGNISATCSADDLHGLFSTFGRVLDCDKVKARLCSNVGYAFVHMERKEEAVVAIEALNGTMFKGRQLAVELSKAQPLVNQFGSAGNAGGREGLLPRPPPSLEHHQSQAAVLAAAAAAAAGLPIQVQQSVHNSFYNTTATDPTYAALKGITSARGADGVIYGALASQVYGSVADQVYSDLANHTPAPAVEEVEPPSGPDPTTLFEAARAKFFQEGQKVLAEQQVGRKGAATSESERDRSPIRGNRAPLLPDPVPGSFAQVRSKRRALLPTPPGVTEEAAPAATTTPEGSYTEYYQQMHQYQQYQQYQQQYQYLQYAYTNPPPPPPPPPATTQAQASTTAPPPPGTYTAPTTYAASEAYPPPGTYSASGSYNASTGSYDASSGSYDSSAGYDASGGYGAYDSSGAYAAAGSYSTSTPYEQTPAHGQPMPQRHDYPYHTPEPPYR